A window of Saccopteryx leptura isolate mSacLep1 chromosome 5, mSacLep1_pri_phased_curated, whole genome shotgun sequence contains these coding sequences:
- the TMEM74B gene encoding transmembrane protein 74B, which translates to MASPPGLELKTLSRGPQTPRRPAPLGLAAPPREGVQNACFSSEEEHETPFQNPGDLRLGSSPSSPRGVPSRPRSQRDDLSLRSEEGPGGLEPVSRPVDYGFVSALVFLVSGILLVVTAYAIPREARVNPDSVTAREMERLELYYARLGAHLDKCIIAGLGLLTVGGMLLSALLMVSLCRGELYRRRASAPGRGVRKTYGSISLRLRQLSGDGGQGLVENEVVQASETGRPLQGS; encoded by the coding sequence ATGGCATCTCCCCCTGGCCTGGAACTGAAGACGCTCAGCCGCGGTCCCCAGACCCCAAGGAGACCGGCTCCTCTGGGCCTGGCGGCCCCACCCAGGGAGGGTGTGCAGAACGCCTGCTTCTCCTCGGAGGAGGAGCATGAGACCCCTTTCCAGAACCCGGGGGACCTCAGACTGGGCAGCTCCCCCAGCTCCCCCAGGGGCGTCCCCTCAAGGCCCCGGTCCCAGCGGGACGACCTGTCCCTGCGTTCCGAGGAGGGGCCAGGAGGCCTGGAGCCCGTGAGCCGCCCGGTGGATTACGGCTTCGTCTCCGCTCTGGTGTTCCTGGTGAGCGGGATCCTCCTGGTGGTGACCGCCTACGCCATCCCCCGCGAGGCCCGCGTCAACCCGGACTCGGTGACGGCGCGGGAGATGGAGCGGCTGGAGCTGTACTACGCCCGCCTGGGCGCCCACCTGGACAAGTGCATCATCGCCGGCCTGGGGCTGCTCACGGTGGGCGGCATGCTCCTGTCGGCGCTCCTGATGGTCTCCCTGTGCAGGGGCGAGCTCTACCGCCGGCGGGCCTCTGCCCCCGGCAGGGGCGTCAGGAAGACCTACGGCTCCATCAGCCTGCGGCTGAGACAGCTCAGTGGGGACGGGGGCCAAGGCCTGGTGGAGAACGAAGTCGTCCAGGCCTCAGAGACCGGCCGCCCGCTCCAGGGGTCTTAA